A region of Macadamia integrifolia cultivar HAES 741 unplaced genomic scaffold, SCU_Mint_v3 scaffold125, whole genome shotgun sequence DNA encodes the following proteins:
- the LOC122063197 gene encoding probable serine/threonine-protein kinase At1g01540 — MSEYKAAFLNDELSKRTFIFGLHLWVVLGICVGAAFVIMLFLISLWFTSKRNTSAKPNSSRKPTIPNVSKEIQELRIDHSRNPTRHQLDPKPHQQHQHPLPDSESVGKIERQALLLTPEEESPIGLHRIHIEIGKDHRISYPERAGGSSHGSGETRSVDQVPIAVPEVSHLGWGHWYTLRELEAYTNGFSDENVIGEGGYGIVYRGDLDDKSNVAVKNLLNNRGQAEREFKVEVEAIGRVRHKNLVRLLGYCAEGAHRMLVYEYVNNGNLEQWLHGDVGPYSPLTWQIRMNIILGTAKGLTYLHEGLEPKVVHRDIKSSNILLDKQWNPKVSDFGLAKLLGSERSYVTTRVMGTFGYVAPEYASTGMLNERSDVYSFGILIMEIISGRNPVDYNRPPGEVNLVEWLKTMVANRSAEGVLDPKIPEKPSSRALKRALLVALRCVDPDAQKRPKMGHVIHMLEVDDFPFRDDRRAGRDPGRPKDSLMEKRLESGDSSGYESGTQANRASWRKLECQEEQQVNAG, encoded by the exons ATGTCAGAATACAAAGCTGCGTTTCTCAACGATGAGCTCTCGAAACGTACTTTCATATTTGGTCTCCACTTGTGGGTAGTACTGGGTATCTGCGTTGGAGCTGCTTTTGTTATTATGCTCTTTCTGATATCACTCTGGTTCACCTCCAAACGCAATACCTCTGCCAAACCCAATTCTTCTCGCAAACCCACCATACCAAATGTCTCCAAGGAGATACAAGAGCTCCGAATCGACCATTCCAGGAACCCAACTCGCCACCAACTAGACCCAAAGCCTCATCAGCAACACCAACACCCCTTACCTGATTCGGAATCTGTTGGCAAAATTGAGCGACAAGCTTTGCTTCTCACGCCGGAGGAAGAAAGCCCAATTGGGCTGCATAGAATTCACATTGAGATCGGAAAAGACCATAGAATTTCATACCCTGAACGTGCTGGTGGGTCTTCGCATGGCAGCGGGGAGACTCGCTCAGTTGATCAGGTGCCCATAGCCGTCCCTGAGGTTTCTCATTTGGGTTGGGGTCATTGGTATACCCTTAGAGAGCTTGAAGCCTACACGAATGGGTTTTCTGACGAGAACGTAATCGGCGAGGGTGGGTATGGAATTGTTTACCGTGGAGACTTGGATGATAAAAGCAATGTTGCTGTCAAGAACTTGCTCAATAACAG GGGTCAAGCTGAGAGAGAGTTCAAGGTTGAAGTTGAAGCAATTGGACGTGTTCGGCATAAGAATTTAGTGAGGTTACTTGGCTACTGTGCCGAAGGAGCTCATAG GATGCTTGTTTACGAGTATGTAAATAATGGTAACTTAGAACAGTGGCTTCATGGGGATGTTGGTCCTTACAGCCCTCTTACATGGCAAATTCGGATGAACATCATCCTTGGGACAGCTAAAGG GTTGACATACCTTCATGAGGGACTCGAGCCAAAGGTTGTTCACCGTGACATTAAATCGAGCAACATTTTGCTTGACAAGCAATGGAACCCCAAGGTATCCGACTTTGGACTTGCCAAGCTTTTGGGGTCAGAGAGGAGTTATGTCACAACTCGTGTGATGGGAACATTTGG CTATGTGGCTCCTGAATATGCAAGTACTGGCATGTTGAATGAAAGAAGTGATGTATATAGTTTTGGGATTCTTATCATGGAGATAATTTCTGGGAGGAACCCTGTTGATTACAACCGCCCTCCTGGAGAG GTGAATCTGGTTGAATGGCTTAAAACGATGGTTGCTAATCGGAGCGCTGAAGGGGTACTGGACCCTAAGATACCTGAGAAGCCTTCATCAAGGGCATTGAAGCGAGCTCTCTTAGTAGCTTTACGCTGTGTTGACCCTGATGCACAGAAGAGGCCAAAGATGGGACATGTGATACATATGCTAGAAGTTGATGATTTCCCCTTCCGAGAT GATCGTCGAGCAGGGAGAGACCCAGGACGCCCAAAGGACAGTTTAATGGAAAAACGGTTGGAATCAGGTGACAGCAGTGGGTATGAAAGTGGCACGCAGGCCAATAGGGCTAGTTGGAGGAAGCTAGAATGCCAAGAAGAGCAGCAGGTGAATGCAGGCTGA